The Fusobacterium polymorphum genome segment GCTATTATTGATGGTAAAGCTGTTGTTTTAAGTGAATTAGATTAATAATATTTTATTTTTAGGAGGGGTTATTTATGAAAAAACTTGTTTTATTACTATTGGTTATTGTGTCTGTATTTTCTTTTGGAGCAAACTTCAAACCTTATTTAAAAGGTAATGCTGCAAATCCAGATGCAAAAAAAATTCTTTTTGCTGCACAAATGGAAAGTACAAAAAAGATTGTTACTCTATATAAGGATAGAGAAAAAGTTGTTTATGTTTTTGGTCCAGAAGGTAAGAAACCAGAAATAACATTAGAGGGAGTTATTGGTGATAATTTATTCTTCAATTCAGATGATACAGAAACTTATATTGGAAGATTTTTGGTTTTTATGAATGACGAATATAGATATATAGTTTCTTACTATGATGTTAATGGAAAGACTAGAAGTTATTTACTTGAAGCATATAAAGGAACAAATCCTAGACCTCTTTATAAAAAACAACTAAATAATAAGTCTGTCTATGATAAAGTTTTCAATGATCCAAATAATGCAGAAGGATTTAATGGATTATTCTATGATCAAAATTACTTAGATGATGAAAGTTTCTATATAAATTATTAATATTCAATTTAAAACCAAAGGAGCTATTATATGCGATAGCTCCTTTATTTAAAAAAATATCAGGAGAACTTATGATAGAAATAAACCAATTACTTAACAAAGAAAAAGACGAAGCACTATTATTTGTAAAGAAAGTTTATATTGAAAGTAAAGATGAAAGTTACTCAGAAAAGGGTATAGAAACTTTTTGTAATTTTATTGATAACAAAGAAATAACAAAGTCATTTAAGGTATATGGCGCTTTTGAAGATAATATTTTAAAAGGTGTTATAGCAACTGACAAAAGAAAAAGGCATATAAATTTATTTTTTGTAGATAAATCTTCACAAGCTAAAGGTATTGGAAAGAAATTGATGAGTATTATTATAGATGATAATGAGAATTCATTTATAACAGTAAATTCTTCAAGATATGCTGTTCCTATTTATCAAAATTTAGGTTTTATTAAAACTGAAGAAGAAAAAGAACAAGATGGATTAAAATTTACTCCTATGAAATTGATATTAAAAGATAAAGCAGAGGTGGAATAGTCATTATGAAAAAAATTATTATTTTCTTTTTAATGATTTTATCAATCACTATTTTTAGTGAAGAATATAAACCATATTTAAAGAAAAATACTAACAATAAAAATTTAGTTTTTTCCGCACAAATAAAAGATAGTAAAAAAGTTATATCTATATATAAAGAAAATAAGAAACTTATCTATGTATATGGTTCTGAGGGAGAAAAAGCTGAAAAAATAATTATAGGAACTGCAAATAAAAATTTATTTAAAAATGAAAATGAAATTCCCTTAAATGAAAACAATAATAATAAACTTACTGAAAATTTTATTCTTTTTAAAATAAAAAATTATACTTATCTTATTTCTTTTTACAACAACTATGGAGTTAAAGAAAATTCTTATACTCTTACAGTTGCTAAGAATGATGAAGAAATACTTTTTGATAAAGAATTAGATATTTCAACAGTTTATGATAATTTGTTTAATACAAATTTCTTTAAAAAACTTCCCTATGATAATGGTGTCGTAGCTTATTATGTAACCTATGACTAAAATATAATATTGTTTAAAAAGTTCTGAATTAATCAGGACTTTTTTGTTCTAAAAAATCAGCGAACTACTCCCACTTATAGAAGTAGGGGACTTCTTGCTAGATATTGTTAAAAAATATATAAACTTGTGTTATAATTCAAATAGAATTGAACTTGGAGGAAACTATGAATACAGAAATTAATATAAGTAATGTAATATTGGAAACAGAAAGATTAATCCTTCGTGCTTGGGAAATTACAGATTTAGATGATTTGTTTGAATATGCTTCTGTAAATGGTGTAGGTGAAAAAGCAGGTTGGGAACATCTCAAAAGTAAAGATGAAAGTTTAGAAATACTTAAAATGTTTATCGATGAGAAAAAAGTTTTTGCTATTGTTCTAAAAGAAAATCAAAAAGTTATTGGTTCTATTGGTATAAAAGAATGTAGACAAGATTTGGATAAGAATTTAGAAAATTTACTTGGGAGAGAATTAGGTTATGTATTAAGTAAAGATTATTGGAACAAGGGAATAGTGACAGAAGCTGTTTCAAAAGTTATTGAATATTGTTTTAAAATATTGAAATTAAATTACCTAATAGCAACATGTTTTAATTATAATATTGAGTCAAAAAAAGTTTTAGAAAAATTAAATTTTAAATTCTATAAAGATATTATTATAGAAACAAGATACAACACAGTGGAAAAATCAACTTTGATGATTTTAAAAAATAATTAATTGATAGGAGTTAAAATGAGGGGGAATAATCAAAAGAATTCAAATATAATAATAAAAACTTGTATATTTATGTCATTAATAATTTTTTTATTATGTTTTATAGTTATACTTTGTATTGCTTTTTCTGATGATGATACTTATGAAATTGAAAATAATGGTGAAAGATACGGGAAGAGTGAATTCTATAAGTATAAAGATAAAATCTATGTTTTAGTTATTGGTAGTGGAATGTTAGAAGTTGAAGGAGTAGATATTCCTACTTTTAAAGCTTTTGATAAAGATAAAGAAGATGAGAGAGGGAATGTTGGCTTTGATAAAAATAAAATTTATTTTGCAAATATTGCAGTTTCAGATTTAGACACTGATAAGTTGTATTATGTGGGAAATAATTATTATAGTGATGGTACTAATAGTTATTTTTGTTCAACATCTCCAAAATTCAATGAAGAATTGTCAGCAGGAAGTGCAATTATACAAAATATATCTCACTTTTTCTTTAAAACAAGAAAGCCACAAAACTATTTTTATCCATATAAAAAATTAGAAACTAATAAAAGATTAAAAAAATTTGAAGAACTAAGAAATTTTGCAACTAATGGAGAAGAAATATATTATGCAGGTGAAAAGCTAGTTAATGCAGATATCAATACAATAAAAAAAATAGAAGAGGGATTATTTTATTTTGTTGATAAAGAAAATGTTTATTATAAATCTAAACTTTTATCATTTAAAAATAACGGAAAATTAAAAGTATTTCATGAGAAAAATGGAAATATTTACTATCTTTATGATGAAGAAAGCGAGAATGTTTATGCAGATGACTATCTTTTTGATACAGTAAATGCTCCTTATAAAGTTATTGGAATTGATGGAACACATAATTTTAGTTTACTTTTTATAAGTAAAGATGGAGTTTATTTTTATGACCCTTTAAAGAAGAAACAAGAAAGAATAGGAGATAACATTTTTAAAGGTGAAATTAAAGAAATATATCCTGATATATTTTCTGATGATGAAAATGTTTACTATTTAGATGTTTATGAAGACTGGGCAAAAAAGAGAGTAAATAATTATTTTTCATTGAGGAAAAAACTTTTAAATGGACAACTAATATCAAGAAACACTAGAATACGCTATCTTGATAAAAAAACTGCTTGGGAAAATGATTGGAAGAAAGTAGCTGATATTTATTCTGATACACATGGAAGTATATGGAAAAAAGGAAATAAATATTACTATTTTGATATTTATGGTTTTAGTCAATCAATACATAAACCTATCTATGAAATTACTGATAAAGAAGTTCTTGATTATCTATTGAATTTTTCAAAATTAAAGGATAGGAATATTATAAACTTACCAGATAAAATAAGAGATTTTATATCTGAAGGAAAATTGATAGCTTTTAATGGTCAAGTAAAAATGACGGCTACTATACATTTTATTGAAGATCCTTATGCTTATAGTATTCCAAAAATTATTTTTATTTCTATTGCTTTTTTAATTGGATTATATGCAAGATATAGATTTGATATTGCAAACTTTTTAAAAAAACGAAAAAAATCTAAATTTTCCAAGAAATAAAAATTAATATAAAAATTTTAGGAGAACAATTTATGAAAACAAATAACTTAGATGATCTTTTTAAAAAGAAAAAAACTTCAAATACATCATTTTATCTTAAAATAACTATAATTGTATTTGCAATGCTTGTATTATTTTTTATACCTTTCTTTATTTCCAATTGGATAAATGCTGATAATAACACTTATGAAATTAAGACTAATGGGGAACAATATGAAAAAGGTAATTTTTTTAAATATCAAGGTAAAATTTATGTTTTTACCTTAAATGATGGAATGCAAGAACTTAAAAATGTTGATATAGCTACATTTAAACCTTTTGAACCAGAAGACTATTTTACACAAAATATTGCTTTAGATAAGAATTCTGTTTATTTTGGAAATGTAATTATTCCTGACTTAAATCCAAATAAACTTAAAGTTATAGGAAATGGTTATTATACTGATGGTACAAATACTTATTTTTATTCCCCTTTCTCTGAACTTGATAAAAATTCTTCAAAATATATTTTTCCTTATAAGAAGATAGAAAATATCAAAAATTTAAAAGCTCTTAAAGACTTTGAATTATTTGCAGTTGATGGAGAAAATGTTTATTATAAGGGAGAAATTTTAAAAAATGCTGATTTAAACACATTAGAAATTATAGATAGAAATAATGAATATTTTGCTGATAAGGAAAATGTTTATTATAAATCAAAACTTTTACCAATTAAAAATAGTGGGAAGTTAAAGATTGTTTCAAGTGAACAAGGTGATACATTTCTTTATGATGAGGTAAATGGCTATGTTTTTATAGGAGATTATTCTTTTGATAGAGAAAAAGCTCCTTATGAAGTTATAGGAAATAATGGAAATACTCTCTACAATCTGATATTTGTTGCTAAAGATGGAATATACTATTATGACAGTGAAAAGAAAAAACAATTAAAAGCTGGAGATAATATTTTTATTGGTAATATAGAAGAGATTAGTCCTAATATTTTTACTGATGATAAGAATATTTATTATTTCTCTGCTTATAGTGTAAGGTCTGGTAGTAGAAAAAGTCTCGGAGAGTTATTGTCAAGAAATACAGATATATATTATTTAGATAAAAAAGATGGCTGGGAAAAAGTAAAAGATATTAGAGAAGGCAGTATTGGTAGTATCTGGAAAAAGGAAAATAAATACTATTATTTTAACAACTTAGGGATTTTCAATTCCATAGATAATACTGTTTATAAAATTTCTGATAAAGAAACACTTAATTATTTATTATCAAAAGCTGATGATGAAACAGATGATATTAAAAGTGAGGGTTTAACAGCAATCAATACAGATTATATTAGAGACCTTATAAAAAATGAAAAATTAATAGCAGTTTCTGGTGAAAAGAAAATGACTATAACTATAAAATATAAAACTGATATAGTTGATAAAATTTTTAAATATTCTATAAGAATTTTTCTTGTTGTTTACTTTATTTTTATTATTTTTAAAAATTTTAGAAAATCTAGGGGGAGTAAGTAATGAGAATGAATGAGTTTGACGATGATTTAAAATTTAAAAAGAGAAGGACTTCTGATACTGTATTTATAATTAAAATTGTTTTTATTATATTGACAATATTTGCAATTTTATCATCTGTTCTTTTTATTTCAAAAATGGGAAGTTCAGATTCTTATGAAATAGAAGAAAAAGGTGAAAGATATGGAAATAGTGAATTTATTAAATATCAAGGAAAAATTTCTGTTGCTATTCCTAGTGGAGGAAGATATTTTTTAAATGGTGTTGATATAAATTCATTTAGAACATTAAATTCAGGAGATAGAACTACTAGAATTGTTGGTTTAGATAAAAATTCTGTATATTTTGGAAATATTCCCATTTCTGACTTAAATCCTAATAAACTTGAAGTTATAGGAAATGGTTACTATACTGATGGTACAACTACTTATTTTTGTTCACCACTTTCTGAAAAAAACAAAAATTTATCTGTTCCGATGAAGATTTTACAGTCTTTAACATATGCTTTTTCAAAGACTAAAAGGGCTCAAGATTATATCTATCCTTACAGAAAGGTAGAAACAGATAAAAAAATAATAGCAGTTCAAAATTTTTCTTTTTTTGCAACTGATGGAGAAAAAGTTTATTATAAAGGAGAAGTTTTAGAAAATGCAGATTTGAATACTTTAAAAAGTGTTGATGGATATAATGAATATTTTGCAGATAAAGAAAATGTTTATTATCAATCAAAACTTTTACCAATTAAAAATAGTGGAAAGTTAATAGTTGTTTCAGGTGAGCAAGGGGATGAATTTCTTTATGATGGGGCAAATGGCTATGTTTTTATAGAAGATTATTCTTTTGATAGAGAAAAAGCGCCTTATAAAGTAATAGGAAATAATGGAAATCATCTATACAATTTGGCTTTTGTTAATAATGAAGGTATTTATTATTACGATAATCAAAAAAAGAAACAATTGAGAGCAGGAGATAATATCTTTGTTGGAAATGTAGAAGAATTAAGTCCTAATGTTTTCATGGATAATGAAAATATTTACTATTTTCATGCTTATGATGTATGGAAAAGAAGAAAACATAGTGGAGGTAGAGTTTTAAGTTCAAGAAATACAGAGATATATTACTTAGATAAAAAAGATGGTTGGGAAAAAGTAAAAGATATTAAAAGTGGTACTATTGGTAGTATATGGAAAAAAGGAAATAAATATTATTACTTTGATAATTTAGGAATTTTCCAATTGATAGATAATACAATTTATGAAATAAGAGATAAAGAAACATTGGAATATTTATTAAATTACAATGAAGGAAGTGGCAAAATAGGAGAATTTATTGAAAATGAAAAGCTAATAAAAATTGAAGGAGAGAAAAAAATAGAGATTAGAGTAAAGTATACAACTTTCTTTCTTCCTTTTAAAATTTCAGGATTACTAGCCTTTATTTTAGGTATTGTTATAGCCAAAGTTTCACATTATTATAGGGAGAAAAAAAATGCAAAAAAAATCTA includes the following:
- a CDS encoding DKNYY domain-containing protein, which codes for MRGNNQKNSNIIIKTCIFMSLIIFLLCFIVILCIAFSDDDTYEIENNGERYGKSEFYKYKDKIYVLVIGSGMLEVEGVDIPTFKAFDKDKEDERGNVGFDKNKIYFANIAVSDLDTDKLYYVGNNYYSDGTNSYFCSTSPKFNEELSAGSAIIQNISHFFFKTRKPQNYFYPYKKLETNKRLKKFEELRNFATNGEEIYYAGEKLVNADINTIKKIEEGLFYFVDKENVYYKSKLLSFKNNGKLKVFHEKNGNIYYLYDEESENVYADDYLFDTVNAPYKVIGIDGTHNFSLLFISKDGVYFYDPLKKKQERIGDNIFKGEIKEIYPDIFSDDENVYYLDVYEDWAKKRVNNYFSLRKKLLNGQLISRNTRIRYLDKKTAWENDWKKVADIYSDTHGSIWKKGNKYYYFDIYGFSQSIHKPIYEITDKEVLDYLLNFSKLKDRNIINLPDKIRDFISEGKLIAFNGQVKMTATIHFIEDPYAYSIPKIIFISIAFLIGLYARYRFDIANFLKKRKKSKFSKK
- a CDS encoding GNAT family N-acetyltransferase, whose protein sequence is MIEINQLLNKEKDEALLFVKKVYIESKDESYSEKGIETFCNFIDNKEITKSFKVYGAFEDNILKGVIATDKRKRHINLFFVDKSSQAKGIGKKLMSIIIDDNENSFITVNSSRYAVPIYQNLGFIKTEEEKEQDGLKFTPMKLILKDKAEVE
- a CDS encoding GNAT family N-acetyltransferase, with the protein product MNTEINISNVILETERLILRAWEITDLDDLFEYASVNGVGEKAGWEHLKSKDESLEILKMFIDEKKVFAIVLKENQKVIGSIGIKECRQDLDKNLENLLGRELGYVLSKDYWNKGIVTEAVSKVIEYCFKILKLNYLIATCFNYNIESKKVLEKLNFKFYKDIIIETRYNTVEKSTLMILKNN
- a CDS encoding DKNYY domain-containing protein, which codes for MKTNNLDDLFKKKKTSNTSFYLKITIIVFAMLVLFFIPFFISNWINADNNTYEIKTNGEQYEKGNFFKYQGKIYVFTLNDGMQELKNVDIATFKPFEPEDYFTQNIALDKNSVYFGNVIIPDLNPNKLKVIGNGYYTDGTNTYFYSPFSELDKNSSKYIFPYKKIENIKNLKALKDFELFAVDGENVYYKGEILKNADLNTLEIIDRNNEYFADKENVYYKSKLLPIKNSGKLKIVSSEQGDTFLYDEVNGYVFIGDYSFDREKAPYEVIGNNGNTLYNLIFVAKDGIYYYDSEKKKQLKAGDNIFIGNIEEISPNIFTDDKNIYYFSAYSVRSGSRKSLGELLSRNTDIYYLDKKDGWEKVKDIREGSIGSIWKKENKYYYFNNLGIFNSIDNTVYKISDKETLNYLLSKADDETDDIKSEGLTAINTDYIRDLIKNEKLIAVSGEKKMTITIKYKTDIVDKIFKYSIRIFLVVYFIFIIFKNFRKSRGSK
- a CDS encoding DKNYY domain-containing protein — encoded protein: MRMNEFDDDLKFKKRRTSDTVFIIKIVFIILTIFAILSSVLFISKMGSSDSYEIEEKGERYGNSEFIKYQGKISVAIPSGGRYFLNGVDINSFRTLNSGDRTTRIVGLDKNSVYFGNIPISDLNPNKLEVIGNGYYTDGTTTYFCSPLSEKNKNLSVPMKILQSLTYAFSKTKRAQDYIYPYRKVETDKKIIAVQNFSFFATDGEKVYYKGEVLENADLNTLKSVDGYNEYFADKENVYYQSKLLPIKNSGKLIVVSGEQGDEFLYDGANGYVFIEDYSFDREKAPYKVIGNNGNHLYNLAFVNNEGIYYYDNQKKKQLRAGDNIFVGNVEELSPNVFMDNENIYYFHAYDVWKRRKHSGGRVLSSRNTEIYYLDKKDGWEKVKDIKSGTIGSIWKKGNKYYYFDNLGIFQLIDNTIYEIRDKETLEYLLNYNEGSGKIGEFIENEKLIKIEGEKKIEIRVKYTTFFLPFKISGLLAFILGIVIAKVSHYYREKKNAKKI